A region from the Clavibacter sp. A6099 genome encodes:
- a CDS encoding alpha/beta hydrolase — MPVMPSALRSRPAAVAALALVATLAIPTAAQAAPAHHAAAAHAAAHHHAPFAVRATVVPKTAVKAFGGGVIYTPQDTGKAVLGAVVITPGFTDTNADEKATAELVASQGFVAFAIDTLDVYDLPDQRATEMLAAADYLTGTSAVKSEVSANDVALLGYSFGGGGTMQAAQSRPSIKAAVTLMPYDFPPADQPDAQYPAYPKLTVPTLVITGQKDEVAVPAEFGKPAYDSIPAGTPKQYLELKGLGHAAGEHVPVATIRTAVTAFLKRYLDGNSAYAKFICPAPKVGGPISASVSYCPKG, encoded by the coding sequence ATGCCCGTCATGCCCTCCGCGCTCCGCTCGCGTCCCGCGGCCGTCGCTGCGCTCGCCCTCGTCGCCACCCTCGCCATCCCCACCGCGGCCCAGGCCGCCCCCGCCCACCACGCGGCAGCCGCCCACGCCGCGGCCCACCACCACGCGCCCTTCGCGGTGCGCGCCACGGTGGTCCCGAAGACGGCCGTGAAGGCCTTCGGCGGCGGCGTCATCTACACGCCGCAGGACACCGGCAAGGCCGTCCTCGGTGCCGTCGTCATCACCCCGGGCTTCACCGACACGAACGCCGACGAGAAGGCGACGGCCGAGCTCGTCGCCTCGCAGGGCTTCGTCGCGTTCGCCATCGACACCCTCGACGTGTACGACCTGCCCGACCAGCGCGCCACCGAGATGCTCGCCGCGGCGGACTACCTCACCGGGACGAGCGCGGTGAAGTCCGAGGTGTCCGCGAACGACGTCGCCCTCCTGGGCTACTCGTTCGGCGGCGGCGGCACGATGCAGGCGGCGCAGTCGCGCCCGTCCATCAAGGCAGCGGTCACGCTCATGCCGTACGACTTCCCGCCCGCGGACCAGCCGGACGCGCAGTACCCGGCGTACCCGAAGCTGACGGTGCCCACGCTGGTCATCACGGGCCAGAAGGACGAGGTCGCCGTCCCCGCGGAGTTCGGCAAGCCCGCGTACGACTCCATCCCGGCGGGCACGCCCAAGCAGTACCTGGAGCTGAAGGGCCTCGGTCACGCGGCGGGCGAGCACGTGCCGGTCGCCACGATCCGCACCGCCGTCACCGCGTTCCTCAAGCGCTACCTCGACGGCAACAGCGCCTACGCGAAGTTCATCTGCCCGGCGCCGAAGGTGGGCGGTCCCATCAGCGCGTCGGTCAGCTACTGCCCGAAGGGCTGA
- a CDS encoding alpha/beta hydrolase produces MPATPPWSRSRSAAVAALTLIATLAVPTAAQAAAPVHHPVTRPAPAHHQPAAAAVDQIVVPAAADARFGGGTIFAPRGAGQKVLGSVVVTPGFHGRKSDMAVYGTELAAEGFVVFTIDTRDRADLPDQRATEMLAAADYLTGRSAVKGEVSPDRVALLGYSMGGGGTLQAAQERPSIKAALTLMPYDYPPAGDPKAVHPAYPELTVPTLIITGQKDATAIPAKFGKPAYDSIPAGTPKQYLQLTGLGHAAGMGKPTVAIRAAVTAFLERYLDGDTAYAKQICPAPKVGGPISASISSCPAG; encoded by the coding sequence ATGCCCGCAACACCCCCCTGGTCCCGCTCCCGCTCCGCGGCCGTCGCCGCCCTGACCCTCATCGCCACCCTCGCCGTCCCCACGGCCGCCCAGGCCGCGGCGCCCGTGCACCACCCGGTGACCCGCCCGGCCCCCGCCCACCACCAGCCGGCCGCAGCCGCCGTGGACCAGATCGTCGTCCCGGCCGCAGCGGATGCGCGCTTCGGCGGCGGCACGATCTTCGCCCCGCGGGGCGCCGGGCAGAAGGTCCTCGGATCGGTCGTCGTCACCCCCGGGTTCCACGGCAGGAAGTCGGACATGGCCGTCTACGGCACCGAGCTCGCCGCGGAGGGCTTCGTCGTCTTCACCATCGACACGCGCGACCGCGCCGACCTCCCCGACCAGCGCGCGACCGAGATGCTCGCGGCCGCGGACTACCTCACCGGCCGGAGCGCCGTGAAGGGCGAGGTCTCCCCGGACCGCGTCGCCCTCCTCGGCTACTCCATGGGAGGCGGCGGGACGCTCCAGGCCGCGCAGGAGCGCCCGTCGATCAAGGCCGCGCTGACCCTCATGCCGTACGACTACCCGCCCGCCGGCGACCCGAAGGCGGTCCACCCCGCGTACCCGGAGCTGACGGTGCCGACGCTCATCATCACCGGGCAGAAGGACGCGACCGCGATCCCGGCGAAGTTCGGCAAGCCCGCCTACGACTCCATCCCCGCGGGCACCCCGAAGCAGTACCTCCAGCTGACGGGACTCGGCCACGCGGCCGGCATGGGGAAGCCGACCGTCGCGATCCGGGCCGCCGTCACCGCGTTCCTCGAGCGCTACCTCGACGGCGACACCGCCTATGCGAAGCAGATCTGCCCGGCCCCGAAGGTCGGCGGTCCCATCAGCGCGTCGATCAGCTCCTGTCCCGCGGGCTGA